DNA sequence from the Sphingomonas sp. genome:
AGCAGCTGCTCGGAATCGACACGCGCCAGGTTCCAATAGACCTCGCATTCGCCGTTCACGGCCCGAACCGAGAGGTTCACATTCTCGGGCCGCGTCTGGGTCGGTTCGAAATCCACCTTGGGCAGCTGCACCGGCACCGTCTGCAGAACGACGGGCACGGCGATGAGGAAGATGATCAGCAGCACCAGCATGACGTCCACGAGCGGCGTCGTGTTGATGTCGGACATCGGGGTGTCTTCGTCTCCGCTTTCGCCGACCTGCATTGCCATAATTCAGTTCCTATCCTCGTATTTCACCGCGTCGCCGACGGCGGCAAGCGGCGGCGGGCCCGTGCGGGAGCCCGCCGCTCTTCGCTCATCAGGCCTTGGACGCCGTGCCGGCGGTGCCGGCCGCCGCAGCCGGACGGGCCGGAGCCGCCGCGCGCGCGGCCGGAACCGGCGGACGCAGATTGCCGCCCGACATCATGTAGCCGTGCACATCGGCGGCGAAGCGGGCCAGCTCCTCGCCGATCGCCTTGTTGCGGCGCATCAGCCAGTTGTACTGCATCACGGCCGGAACCGCGACGACGAGACCGAGCGCGGTCATGATCAGCGCCTCGCCGACCGGACCGGCGACCGCGTCGATCGAGGCCTGGCCGGACGCACCGATCTTGATCAGCGCGCGATAGATGCCGACGACGGTACCGAACAGGCCGACGAACGGCGCGGTCGAACCGACGGTGGCGAGCAGCGCCAGGCCGGTCGACAGCTTGGCGTTGATCGCGCCCTGGCTGCGCGCCAGCGACGTCATCATCCAGTCATGCTGATCGACCGGATCGGTGAACTTGGTGTGCTGATCGTCGGCAAGCAGGCCGTCATCGACGATCTGCCGATAGGCGCCGTTCTTGGTGAGCTTGTTCGCGCCTTCGCGCAGGTTCGCCGATTGCCAGAAGGCCGTGCGCGCGCGGCGCCCCTCGTTGAGAATCTTCTGCTGCTCGATGAACTTCACGAAGAAGACGTACCACGACCCCACCGACATGAGGACGAGGATGCCGAAGGTGAGATAAGCGATGACACCGCCCTGCTCGAGCGCCGCCATCAGGCCATAGGGGTTTTCACCGCCATGTGCTGGTGCTGCCATTGTATCAATTCCTCTCAGTTAATTCGGTTGAAGCTGAAATTCGGATGCCTCGCGGCGCGATCACTGATCCTGGATCTGCCACCTGATGGGAGGCGAATTGTACGTGTCCGTGGTCGGATTGCCCTGATTG
Encoded proteins:
- a CDS encoding biopolymer transporter ExbD; translation: MAMQVGESGDEDTPMSDINTTPLVDVMLVLLIIFLIAVPVVLQTVPVQLPKVDFEPTQTRPENVNLSVRAVNGECEVYWNLARVDSEQLLDRAVGALEAEIARQGGPDNVTELPEAHIRGDVSTPWRCVGGAIFTMQRAGFARVGFISEPPPRGGLRF
- a CDS encoding MotA/TolQ/ExbB proton channel family protein — translated: MAAPAHGGENPYGLMAALEQGGVIAYLTFGILVLMSVGSWYVFFVKFIEQQKILNEGRRARTAFWQSANLREGANKLTKNGAYRQIVDDGLLADDQHTKFTDPVDQHDWMMTSLARSQGAINAKLSTGLALLATVGSTAPFVGLFGTVVGIYRALIKIGASGQASIDAVAGPVGEALIMTALGLVVAVPAVMQYNWLMRRNKAIGEELARFAADVHGYMMSGGNLRPPVPAARAAAPARPAAAAGTAGTASKA